A genomic region of Gemmata massiliana contains the following coding sequences:
- a CDS encoding ABC transporter permease gives MFAHLRTLRLAAWLGWQLETNWTSPLLFAVYMFVKPVCGSLMLVGMFFAADQAAVGVGRARISPQFLPYMYVSNACYGLVGTVMFGLSYAVVRDREHYRMLKYVYISPAQFQTYFLGRGASRALEGIVGGVLSLTTGLILFAQVRDSVAVDVPWLLVYLAIGAMMLWACGMLLAAACLNMSRNGMFLSEGIAGLVYLLSGVVFPLSVFQGSMAWVQWVSLSLPTTYWLEGMRRALMGEVPEKLRGPLSSWSNAELALTLFATTAALVVAAQLFWRWSERRAWRLGKLEENAGV, from the coding sequence ATGTTCGCACACCTCCGCACACTTCGGCTCGCCGCGTGGCTCGGCTGGCAGCTCGAAACGAATTGGACCAGCCCGCTGCTGTTCGCGGTCTACATGTTCGTGAAGCCCGTGTGCGGGTCGCTCATGCTCGTGGGTATGTTCTTCGCCGCGGACCAGGCCGCAGTCGGTGTCGGGCGCGCCCGCATTTCGCCGCAGTTTCTGCCGTACATGTACGTTTCCAATGCGTGTTATGGCTTGGTCGGCACGGTGATGTTCGGGCTGAGTTACGCGGTGGTGCGCGACCGCGAACACTACCGCATGCTGAAGTACGTCTACATCAGTCCGGCGCAGTTCCAGACGTACTTCCTCGGGCGCGGGGCGTCGCGTGCGCTGGAAGGCATCGTGGGCGGCGTACTGAGCCTCACCACGGGGCTGATCCTGTTCGCGCAAGTGCGGGACTCGGTCGCCGTCGACGTGCCGTGGTTGCTCGTCTACCTGGCCATCGGTGCGATGATGCTCTGGGCGTGCGGGATGCTGCTCGCCGCGGCGTGCCTGAACATGTCGCGGAACGGGATGTTCCTGAGCGAAGGGATCGCGGGGCTGGTGTACCTGCTGAGCGGCGTGGTGTTCCCGCTCTCGGTGTTCCAGGGGAGTATGGCGTGGGTCCAGTGGGTGAGCCTGAGCCTACCGACGACGTACTGGCTCGAAGGGATGCGCCGCGCGCTGATGGGCGAAGTGCCCGAGAAGCTCCGCGGGCCGCTCTCGAGCTGGTCGAATGCGGAACTCGCACTCACGCTTTTCGCAACGACCGCGGCACTGGTGGTCGCGGCTCAACTCTTCTGGCGCTGGAGCGAGCGCCGCGCCTGGCGCCTGGGCAAGCTCGAAGAGAACGCGGGCGTGTGA
- the dcd gene encoding dCTP deaminase codes for MILSDREIRLAIGRGAITLTPCPGPDSPRWSSTTVDLLLDGELRVWGPLNSPTGNDIVDPTGPNYNSNTLIAQHTAAVDCSSGFVLEPRAFVLGWTIERLRLPHESRIGARVEGKSSHARIGVGVHVTAPTIHPGFGSAPPGSPIRLEIWNAGSLRVRLTKGMPICQLIFEEVHGVPEMGYQGQFRTQGPPTHS; via the coding sequence ATGATTTTATCTGACCGTGAGATTCGCCTCGCGATTGGTCGAGGAGCGATTACCCTCACTCCTTGTCCTGGCCCTGACAGCCCTCGCTGGTCATCCACTACGGTAGATTTACTTTTGGATGGCGAACTACGAGTTTGGGGGCCGTTAAATTCACCAACCGGAAATGACATCGTGGACCCAACGGGTCCAAATTACAACTCAAATACATTAATTGCGCAGCATACAGCAGCAGTCGATTGCTCAAGTGGATTTGTTCTTGAACCAAGAGCATTCGTTCTTGGTTGGACTATTGAGCGTCTGCGATTGCCACATGAATCGAGAATTGGCGCGCGGGTGGAAGGCAAAAGCAGCCACGCACGCATTGGCGTTGGTGTGCACGTCACTGCCCCTACGATTCACCCTGGGTTTGGCTCCGCTCCACCTGGCAGTCCAATTCGCTTAGAAATCTGGAATGCTGGAAGCCTCCGAGTGCGATTGACGAAGGGCATGCCGATATGCCAATTAATCTTTGAAGAGGTACACGGTGTCCCGGAAATGGGCTACCAAGGGCAATTTCGTACACAGGGACCGCCAACTCACTCGTGA